A DNA window from Bacteroides cellulosilyticus contains the following coding sequences:
- a CDS encoding ATP-binding cassette domain-containing protein, protein MLQIDNACIAFGADTLFSGFCLQLHEGEIACISGQSGRGKTSLLNAVLGFVPLKAGSITVNGILLEKGTIDQIRRQVAWIPQELALPSEWVKEMVQLPFNLKANRNTPFSLDKLFACFDELGLEEELYDKRVNEISGGQRQRIMIAVATLMQKPLLIVDEPTSALDSDSTDRVLAFFRKRMREGSAILAVSHDQGFAQGCNQMITL, encoded by the coding sequence ATACTTCAAATAGACAACGCATGCATCGCTTTCGGAGCTGATACACTTTTTTCCGGTTTTTGCTTACAACTGCACGAAGGGGAAATCGCCTGCATTTCCGGACAATCGGGGCGGGGAAAAACCTCCTTGCTGAATGCAGTTTTAGGATTTGTACCCCTCAAAGCAGGGAGTATCACCGTTAACGGCATTTTACTAGAAAAAGGAACTATCGACCAAATTCGCAGGCAAGTGGCATGGATACCGCAAGAACTGGCGCTTCCATCGGAATGGGTGAAGGAAATGGTACAGCTCCCTTTCAATCTGAAAGCTAACCGGAATACCCCCTTTTCACTGGACAAACTATTTGCCTGCTTCGATGAATTGGGCCTGGAAGAGGAATTGTACGATAAACGTGTGAATGAGATCTCCGGAGGACAGCGGCAACGTATCATGATTGCCGTAGCCACCCTGATGCAAAAGCCGCTGCTGATCGTGGATGAACCGACTTCTGCATTGGATTCGGACTCTACGGATAGAGTACTTGCTTTCTTCCGGAAACGAATGAGGGAGGGAAGTGCCATCCTCGCCGTCTCCCACGACCAGGGATTTGCGCAAGGATGCAATCAGATGATAACGCTATAA
- a CDS encoding efflux transporter outer membrane subunit — protein MKIKAWGSVLLLSCLCSAVTAQNGNRYLEKPLPRGWGNTVVPNSKTVPTSAGTANSTMASANDNLFSGQILPVDDQWWKAFNDPVLDSLISVASGENYSVLAAIDRMEQARASLRMERSYFFPSITLNGGWLRQQSSGNTTELPQSITHYYDASLNASWELDIFGSIRQRVKAQRETFQASREEYISVQISLCAQVASAYINLRELQQELQVVMHNCRTQEEVLNITEVRYNTGLVSKLDVAQAKSVYFSTKASVPQLESGISQYINSLAILLGTYPQEIRPTLERIGKLPDYMEPVGVGLPADLLLRRPDVRQAERLVNAQAALLGASKSDWLPQVFLKGSVGYAARDLKDLTRRKSMTFEIAPTLSWTLFSGTKLVNATKQARAQLDEAVHNFNETVLTAVQETDNAMNNYRNSIKQIVALREVRNQGQETLKLSLELYKQGLSPFQNVLDALRSLLTYENQLTQAEGSSLLYLVSLYQALGGGYKEN, from the coding sequence ATGAAGATTAAAGCTTGGGGCAGCGTGCTGCTCTTATCGTGCCTATGTTCCGCCGTCACGGCACAGAATGGCAACCGTTATCTGGAAAAACCGTTGCCCCGAGGCTGGGGGAATACGGTGGTTCCGAACTCTAAAACGGTCCCTACTTCCGCAGGAACCGCTAATTCTACCATGGCATCCGCGAATGACAACTTATTCAGCGGACAAATATTACCGGTAGACGACCAGTGGTGGAAAGCATTCAACGACCCGGTGCTGGACTCGCTTATCAGCGTGGCATCCGGCGAAAACTATTCCGTACTTGCAGCTATAGACCGCATGGAACAGGCACGTGCCAGCCTACGGATGGAGCGCAGTTATTTTTTCCCTTCTATTACTTTAAATGGCGGATGGCTCCGCCAGCAAAGCAGTGGCAACACTACCGAATTGCCCCAATCCATCACGCATTATTATGATGCGTCGCTCAATGCCAGTTGGGAACTGGATATATTCGGAAGCATCCGGCAACGGGTGAAGGCACAACGGGAAACATTCCAAGCCAGCCGTGAAGAGTACATCTCCGTACAGATATCCCTATGTGCACAAGTCGCTTCGGCCTACATCAACTTGCGGGAGCTACAGCAGGAACTGCAAGTGGTAATGCATAACTGCCGAACGCAGGAGGAAGTGCTCAACATCACCGAAGTACGCTACAACACGGGACTTGTATCGAAACTAGATGTAGCACAGGCTAAGTCGGTGTATTTCAGCACTAAAGCATCTGTTCCGCAACTGGAATCCGGAATCAGCCAATACATCAACTCACTGGCTATTCTGCTGGGAACCTATCCGCAGGAAATACGCCCTACATTGGAAAGAATCGGAAAGTTGCCCGACTACATGGAACCCGTCGGAGTAGGATTACCCGCTGATTTATTGCTCCGTCGTCCGGATGTGCGTCAGGCTGAGAGACTGGTTAACGCACAAGCTGCACTATTGGGAGCCAGCAAAAGCGACTGGCTGCCACAAGTATTCCTGAAAGGATCTGTAGGATATGCCGCCCGGGATCTGAAAGACCTGACCAGGCGGAAAAGCATGACGTTTGAAATTGCCCCAACCCTCAGTTGGACACTGTTCAGCGGAACAAAGCTGGTGAATGCTACCAAACAGGCACGTGCGCAACTGGATGAAGCGGTGCATAACTTCAACGAAACCGTGCTCACCGCCGTACAGGAAACGGATAATGCGATGAATAATTACCGGAATTCCATCAAGCAGATTGTCGCCCTCCGGGAAGTACGAAATCAGGGACAAGAGACGCTGAAACTCTCTCTGGAGCTTTATAAACAGGGACTTAGCCCTTTCCAGAATGTACTGGATGCACTCCGTTCGCTACTGACGTACGAAAACCAGTTGACGCAGGCGGAGGGTAGTTCACTGCTGTATCTGGTGTCATTGTACCAGGCACTGGGAGGAGGATATAAAGAGAACTGA
- a CDS encoding DUF4891 domain-containing protein, with translation MKALLFPFFALLCILFSCQPSPKAQDGGEEDAQEEFVDTTPKATAIFWIDKNKKLPSYMSGKPVPIRTLKAQVEIDTVGSVEVLSYVKSQTKSVERHVNWCLETFKVKKVLMDSAYIKPGIQYVQLRYTPSKMKD, from the coding sequence ATGAAAGCATTACTTTTCCCGTTTTTCGCTTTATTATGCATTCTTTTCTCGTGCCAACCCTCACCCAAAGCCCAGGATGGCGGTGAAGAGGATGCACAAGAGGAATTTGTGGATACTACTCCGAAGGCTACGGCTATCTTTTGGATAGATAAAAATAAGAAACTACCCAGTTATATGTCTGGTAAACCGGTTCCTATACGTACCTTAAAGGCTCAAGTTGAAATAGATACGGTAGGAAGTGTTGAGGTACTTTCTTATGTGAAGTCGCAGACAAAATCTGTAGAAAGGCATGTCAATTGGTGTCTTGAGACGTTTAAAGTAAAGAAAGTACTGATGGATAGTGCTTATATTAAGCCGGGTATACAGTATGTACAGCTTCGTTACACTCCGTCCAAAATGAAAGATTAA
- a CDS encoding efflux RND transporter periplasmic adaptor subunit yields the protein MKNKMYIILTLIPLLTGCGDKKEAARGAMPVPEISVASPVVKDITLTKEYPGYLSSEKTVDLVARVNGTLQTIAYAPGSRVRKGQVLFVIEPTIYQDNVEQAEAELNTARANLEYAQNNYARMLEAVKSDAVSQIQVLQSKSNVATSQAAVSNAEAALNTARTNLGYCTVRAPFDGTVSRNQVDVGSYVGGSVQPVTLATIYKDDQLYTYFNIADNQWLAMLMQQGESQQKDTLPGQVTVNLGENGIQPYPATLDYFAPNVDLNTGTLNLRARLDNPKGLLKSGLYVSITLPYGKESQAVLVSEASIGTDQLGKYVYIVNDSDMVRYRHIEVGQLIDDTLRQVTGGLSPKERYVTKALMKVREGMRVKPISK from the coding sequence ATGAAAAATAAAATGTACATCATCCTCACGCTGATTCCGTTGCTGACGGGGTGTGGGGACAAAAAAGAAGCAGCGCGCGGAGCGATGCCCGTTCCGGAGATAAGCGTAGCCAGTCCGGTGGTGAAAGACATCACACTGACTAAAGAGTATCCGGGCTATCTGAGTTCGGAAAAGACCGTTGACCTGGTGGCACGGGTGAACGGGACCCTGCAAACTATCGCCTATGCTCCGGGAAGCAGAGTCCGGAAAGGGCAGGTGTTGTTTGTCATCGAACCCACTATTTACCAGGACAATGTGGAACAGGCGGAAGCGGAACTGAACACCGCCCGAGCCAATCTGGAATATGCCCAGAACAACTATGCCCGTATGCTGGAAGCTGTGAAAAGCGATGCTGTAAGCCAGATACAGGTGTTACAGTCAAAATCGAATGTCGCCACTTCGCAAGCGGCAGTCAGCAATGCCGAAGCTGCGCTGAATACGGCACGCACGAATCTGGGTTACTGCACAGTCCGGGCGCCGTTTGACGGAACTGTCAGCCGGAATCAAGTCGATGTGGGCAGTTATGTAGGTGGCAGTGTGCAACCCGTCACGCTTGCCACGATCTATAAGGATGACCAGTTGTATACCTACTTTAATATTGCTGACAATCAATGGCTTGCCATGCTGATGCAACAAGGAGAATCCCAACAAAAGGACACACTACCGGGACAAGTCACCGTCAACCTTGGTGAGAACGGTATACAGCCTTATCCCGCTACATTAGATTACTTTGCACCCAATGTAGACCTGAACACCGGAACCTTAAACCTGCGTGCCCGGCTGGATAACCCAAAAGGATTATTGAAAAGCGGACTCTATGTCAGCATCACTTTGCCATACGGCAAAGAAAGTCAGGCGGTACTCGTTTCAGAAGCCTCCATCGGCACCGACCAATTAGGAAAATACGTGTACATAGTGAATGACTCCGATATGGTTCGTTATCGCCACATCGAGGTGGGACAACTGATAGATGACACTCTCCGGCAAGTGACCGGCGGACTCTCTCCTAAAGAACGTTACGTGACTAAAGCGCTGATGAAAGTGCGGGAAGGGATGAGGGTTAAACCTATCAGCAAATAA
- a CDS encoding ABC transporter permease produces MGTIDISYTSLAIGLLLLLIPLFYLWKFRTGLLWVTVIGIARMIVQLFFIGIYLKYLFLWNNPWINFLWVIIMIFVAAQTALARTQLKRKILFIPISIGFLCSVVCIGMYFIAIVLRLENVFSAQYFIPIFGILMGNMLSSNVVALNAYYSGLKREQQLYRYLLGNGATRAEAQAPFIKQAIIKSFSPLIANIAVMGLVALPGTMIGQILGGSSPNVAIKYQMMIMVITFTASMLSLMITISLASRKSFDANGKLLEVMVEKKEKKKKR; encoded by the coding sequence GTGGGAACTATCGACATATCATATACCAGTTTAGCCATCGGATTACTGCTGTTGCTTATTCCGCTGTTCTACTTGTGGAAGTTCAGGACAGGGCTATTGTGGGTTACCGTGATTGGTATCGCACGGATGATTGTGCAACTTTTCTTTATCGGCATCTACCTGAAATACTTGTTTCTTTGGAATAACCCGTGGATCAACTTTCTGTGGGTGATTATTATGATATTCGTTGCCGCACAAACTGCCTTGGCACGCACCCAACTGAAACGGAAAATACTGTTCATTCCTATCTCCATCGGCTTTTTATGTAGCGTTGTTTGCATCGGCATGTACTTCATTGCCATCGTATTACGGCTGGAAAATGTGTTCAGTGCCCAGTATTTTATTCCGATATTCGGTATCTTGATGGGAAACATGTTATCCAGTAATGTCGTTGCGCTGAATGCCTATTACAGCGGATTGAAACGGGAACAGCAATTGTATCGCTACCTGCTTGGCAATGGCGCAACAAGGGCGGAAGCGCAGGCGCCTTTCATCAAACAGGCTATCATTAAATCCTTTAGCCCGTTGATTGCCAACATTGCCGTTATGGGCCTGGTGGCACTGCCCGGCACAATGATCGGACAAATCCTGGGAGGTAGTAGCCCGAATGTCGCCATCAAATATCAGATGATGATTATGGTGATAACCTTCACGGCATCCATGCTTTCGCTGATGATTACCATCTCGCTGGCATCGCGTAAGTCGTTCGATGCCAACGGAAAATTGTTGGAAGTTATGGTAGAGAAAAAGGAAAAGAAGAAAAAACGTTAA
- a CDS encoding ferredoxin domain-containing protein produces MIQNERASRHEHVLDVARQMMTAARTAPKGKGVDIIEIAMVTGDDLKVLSDKMVAMVEEHGMKFFLRDAANILQAECVIIIGTREQVQGLNCGHCGYPTCAGRPEGVPCAVNSVDVGIAIGSACATAADLRVDTRVMFSAGLAAQQLEWLPGCRSVYAIPVSASTKNPFFDRKPKEEKKE; encoded by the coding sequence ATGATACAGAACGAACGTGCAAGCCGCCACGAACATGTGTTGGACGTGGCAAGGCAGATGATGACTGCTGCCCGTACCGCTCCGAAGGGAAAAGGTGTAGATATAATTGAAATAGCTATGGTCACCGGAGATGATTTAAAAGTATTGTCGGACAAGATGGTTGCCATGGTAGAAGAACACGGAATGAAGTTCTTTTTGCGGGATGCCGCCAACATTTTGCAGGCTGAATGTGTAATTATAATAGGTACGCGCGAGCAGGTGCAAGGATTGAACTGCGGCCATTGTGGTTATCCCACTTGTGCGGGACGCCCTGAAGGTGTGCCTTGTGCCGTGAATTCGGTCGATGTAGGTATAGCTATCGGTTCGGCTTGTGCCACGGCGGCCGATTTGCGTGTGGATACCCGTGTGATGTTCTCTGCCGGACTTGCTGCGCAGCAATTGGAGTGGTTGCCGGGATGCAGATCCGTGTATGCTATTCCGGTCAGTGCTTCGACCAAGAATCCGTTCTTTGACCGCAAGCCGAAAGAAGAAAAGAAAGAATGA
- a CDS encoding zinc ribbon domain-containing protein yields MAKEAKKDPQELTVEQKLKALFQLQTMLSKIDEIKTLRGELPLEVQDLEDEIAGLSTRIDRIKAEVAELKSAIATKRVEIETSKASIAKYKEQQENVRNNREYDFLSKEIEFQTLEMELCDKRIKEFAAQEQEKSAEAAKSTEALDERQKDLDVKKNELDEIISETKQEEEKLRDKAKELETKIEPRLLQSFKRIRKNSRNGLGIVYVQRDACGGCFNKIPPQRQLDIRSRKKIIVCEYCGRIMIDPELAGVTLEHKEEVKEKTTRRRKTAE; encoded by the coding sequence ATGGCTAAAGAAGCAAAAAAAGATCCTCAGGAATTGACCGTGGAACAGAAGTTGAAAGCCCTGTTCCAGTTGCAGACTATGTTGTCTAAGATTGATGAAATCAAGACTTTAAGAGGTGAACTTCCGCTGGAAGTACAGGACTTGGAAGATGAAATCGCCGGTCTGAGCACTCGTATCGACAGAATTAAGGCAGAAGTAGCCGAACTGAAATCGGCTATCGCTACCAAGAGAGTGGAGATTGAAACTTCAAAAGCTTCTATCGCAAAATACAAGGAACAACAGGAGAATGTACGCAACAACCGTGAGTACGACTTCCTGAGCAAAGAAATCGAATTCCAGACTCTGGAAATGGAGCTTTGCGATAAGAGAATCAAAGAGTTTGCTGCACAGGAACAGGAGAAATCTGCTGAAGCTGCAAAGAGCACAGAAGCGTTGGATGAAAGACAGAAAGACCTGGACGTTAAGAAGAACGAACTGGACGAAATCATTTCTGAAACTAAGCAAGAAGAAGAAAAGCTGAGAGACAAAGCCAAAGAACTTGAAACTAAGATCGAACCGCGCTTGCTCCAATCTTTCAAGCGTATTCGTAAGAACTCTCGCAACGGATTGGGTATTGTATATGTACAACGTGACGCTTGTGGTGGTTGCTTCAACAAAATCCCGCCCCAGAGACAATTGGATATCCGTTCTCGTAAGAAAATCATCGTTTGCGAATATTGCGGACGTATCATGATTGACCCGGAATTGGCTGGTGTAACCCTCGAACACAAGGAAGAGGTAAAGGAAAAGACAACGAGAAGAAGAAAGACTGCGGAATAA
- a CDS encoding DUF262 domain-containing protein produces MRDATKINDYFYGAKTLFIIPLYQRKYAWQQKHCLRLFEDLKKIHRDHLHSHFFGSIVSTKASETEDDLLIIDGQQRITTLSLLILAGINAVVNGDMLKGNEDLEEVKKNYLYAIRRRIDRQIKLRPIEDDMKAYDALFTNNVEEFISDSGVTANYRLFYQLIKVSELTFAELIESIERLTIIDICLDSRDNPQLIFESLNSCGKDLEEADKVRNYLLMSLTAEEQENYYHTYWSKIEKLTDGEPTMFIRDYLTVKKNEISNIQELYFDFKTYDERSGLEREALLSDMLKFARYYRQLKGETGKPRIDRKLKQIVNIGTTVHLPFMLAFLNYATENDFVEVEIYTVLDTIENYWARRIICNYPANAMQKLFALLHSDIMKIYKRHENRRNELTSSYSQIMNYILLNKQGTAKFPLDNEVKEYFSKRQIYRIPSDYRFFLFERMENENSPEADDQIVEKMKEGRITIEHIMPQTLTPQWKQALGEQWQQIYDDYLHTFANLTLTGFNIAYSNHSFQDKKDGYIDRKGNKVNGYKDSAFCLSNFLKQCTQWTLTEIKEREKLLLSNFMRLWPMITSNYVPLEKEYELVSFDDDEYELTGRTIIGFRYRDERHPVYTWKNMLIQVCTLIYNENPSAMAYLATKNYWIYEADGKERTKIAEGCYVLSSSSTNTKRSILNFLFKSCEIPSGVLELELTPLADKLVEGIEE; encoded by the coding sequence ATGAGAGACGCAACAAAAATAAACGATTACTTCTATGGCGCAAAGACATTATTTATTATTCCTTTGTACCAGAGGAAATATGCATGGCAACAAAAACACTGCTTGCGACTTTTTGAAGACTTAAAAAAAATTCATCGAGATCATTTGCATAGCCATTTTTTTGGAAGTATTGTTTCAACAAAAGCAAGCGAGACAGAAGATGACTTATTAATTATTGATGGTCAACAACGTATTACGACACTATCCTTATTGATATTGGCAGGTATAAATGCTGTAGTTAATGGAGATATGTTGAAAGGTAACGAAGATTTGGAAGAGGTTAAGAAGAATTACCTCTATGCAATCAGAAGGCGTATAGACCGACAAATAAAACTTCGTCCTATTGAAGATGATATGAAGGCATATGATGCACTTTTTACAAACAACGTTGAAGAATTTATATCTGACTCCGGCGTTACAGCCAACTATCGCCTTTTCTATCAACTTATCAAAGTGAGTGAACTTACCTTTGCTGAGTTGATTGAATCAATAGAACGTCTTACTATCATTGATATCTGTCTAGATTCGAGAGATAATCCTCAGTTAATTTTTGAGTCTCTCAATTCTTGTGGGAAGGATTTGGAAGAAGCTGACAAAGTTAGAAATTACTTGTTGATGTCTTTGACGGCGGAAGAACAAGAAAACTATTATCATACTTATTGGAGTAAGATTGAGAAGTTGACTGATGGAGAACCAACCATGTTTATTCGTGATTATCTTACCGTAAAGAAAAATGAAATTAGCAATATTCAAGAGTTATATTTTGATTTCAAGACTTACGATGAAAGAAGTGGGCTTGAAAGAGAAGCCTTGTTGAGTGATATGCTCAAATTTGCACGTTATTATCGCCAACTTAAAGGTGAGACTGGAAAGCCACGTATAGATAGAAAGTTAAAGCAGATAGTTAATATCGGTACAACAGTACACTTACCGTTTATGTTGGCGTTCTTGAACTATGCGACAGAGAACGACTTTGTGGAGGTTGAAATATATACTGTGCTTGACACAATCGAGAATTATTGGGCAAGACGTATCATTTGTAACTATCCAGCTAATGCTATGCAGAAACTTTTTGCATTGTTGCACTCGGACATTATGAAAATATATAAGCGGCATGAAAATAGAAGAAATGAACTAACAAGTTCTTATTCGCAGATAATGAACTATATTTTGCTAAATAAGCAAGGAACGGCTAAATTTCCATTGGATAATGAAGTAAAAGAATATTTTAGCAAGCGCCAAATTTATAGAATACCAAGTGATTATCGATTTTTCCTTTTTGAGAGAATGGAGAATGAGAATAGTCCGGAAGCAGATGACCAAATTGTTGAAAAAATGAAAGAAGGGCGAATAACCATTGAACATATCATGCCTCAAACATTGACCCCTCAATGGAAACAAGCCTTAGGCGAACAATGGCAGCAAATCTACGATGATTATTTGCATACATTTGCCAATTTGACATTGACCGGATTTAATATTGCTTATAGCAATCATTCATTTCAAGACAAGAAAGATGGATATATTGACAGAAAGGGGAATAAAGTAAATGGATATAAGGATTCTGCTTTCTGTTTGTCTAATTTTCTTAAACAATGTACCCAATGGACATTAACAGAGATAAAGGAAAGAGAGAAATTGCTTCTTTCCAACTTCATGAGATTATGGCCTATGATTACAAGTAATTATGTACCATTGGAAAAAGAGTATGAATTGGTATCTTTTGACGATGATGAATATGAACTGACCGGCCGGACTATCATTGGCTTTAGATATAGGGATGAACGCCATCCTGTCTATACTTGGAAAAATATGCTCATTCAGGTATGCACCCTTATATATAACGAAAATCCATCTGCTATGGCATATTTAGCAACCAAAAATTACTGGATATATGAAGCAGATGGCAAAGAAAGAACCAAAATTGCGGAAGGATGTTATGTACTTAGTTCATCAAGTACCAACACTAAACGCTCTATTCTTAATTTCCTTTTTAAGAGTTGTGAAATACCTTCTGGTGTGCTCGAATTAGAGTTAACCCCACTTGCGGACAAACTAGTAGAGGGAATAGAAGAATAG
- a CDS encoding agmatine deiminase family protein, with the protein MINMSDTFNAVLPAEWAPQSGIQLTWPHAGTDWAHMLTEVQACFAAIAREIAQRELLLIVTPEPEEVKKQISATVNMQNVRFMECETNDTWARDHGAITMLDAEGALLLDFMFNGWGLKFASDKDNLITRQAVEAGFLNGRYVNRLGFVLEGGSIESDGLGTLLTTSECLLSPNRNGQMSRDEIEEYLCSVFHLKQVLWLDHGYLAGDDTDSHVDTLARLCSPDTIAYVQCTDTQDEHYEALHQMEEQLKTFRTLNGKPYRLLALPMVDKIDEEGERLPATYANFLIMNDAVLYPTYRQPENDQRAKEVLQEAFPHHEIVSVDCCALIKQHGSLHCVTMQYPVGLM; encoded by the coding sequence ATGATAAATATGAGTGATACGTTCAATGCTGTTTTACCTGCCGAATGGGCGCCGCAAAGCGGAATACAGCTGACTTGGCCCCATGCCGGAACTGACTGGGCGCATATGCTTACGGAAGTACAAGCCTGCTTTGCCGCTATCGCACGCGAAATAGCCCAACGGGAATTGCTTCTGATCGTAACTCCCGAACCGGAGGAGGTCAAAAAGCAGATTTCAGCTACCGTCAATATGCAGAATGTCCGTTTCATGGAGTGTGAAACGAATGATACCTGGGCGCGTGATCATGGTGCAATTACCATGCTGGATGCAGAAGGTGCTTTGCTTCTTGATTTCATGTTCAATGGCTGGGGGCTGAAATTCGCTTCAGATAAAGACAATCTGATTACCCGTCAGGCTGTGGAAGCCGGTTTCCTGAATGGGCGGTATGTTAATCGTTTGGGGTTTGTCTTGGAAGGCGGTTCCATTGAGAGCGATGGTTTGGGAACATTGCTCACCACGTCCGAGTGTTTGCTTTCTCCCAATCGTAACGGACAGATGAGCCGCGATGAAATCGAAGAATATCTTTGTTCTGTATTTCATCTGAAACAGGTACTTTGGCTCGATCATGGGTATTTGGCAGGAGATGATACGGATAGTCATGTCGATACGCTCGCTCGTCTTTGCTCACCGGATACTATTGCCTATGTGCAATGCACCGATACGCAGGATGAACATTACGAAGCCCTACATCAAATGGAAGAGCAACTGAAAACCTTCCGTACTTTGAATGGAAAACCCTATCGTCTGTTGGCATTGCCTATGGTGGACAAGATTGATGAAGAGGGCGAACGCCTCCCCGCGACGTATGCCAATTTCTTGATAATGAATGATGCGGTGCTTTATCCTACTTATCGTCAGCCAGAAAATGACCAGCGTGCTAAAGAAGTCTTGCAGGAAGCATTCCCGCATCACGAGATAGTGAGCGTGGATTGCTGTGCATTGATAAAGCAACATGGATCGTTGCATTGCGTGACGATGCAATATCCAGTGGGATTGATGTAA
- a CDS encoding Nif3-like dinuclear metal center hexameric protein — MRIKEIVSALERFAPLPLQDGFDNAGLQIGLTEAEATGALLCLDVTEAVLDEAIALGYNLVISHHPLIFKGYKSITGRDYVERCIMKAIKNDIVIYSAHTNLDNAPGGVNFKIAEKIGLSDVRVLEAKENALVKLVTFVPTAQAEDVRKALFAAGCGCIGNYDACSYNVEGEGTFRAQEGSHPFCGSIGELHTEKEVRVETVLPAYKKSEVIKALLSAHPYEEPAFDLYPLQNSWTQAGAGVIGELETPETELEFLKRIKKTFEVGCLKHNKLTGREIQTVALCGGAGAFLMPLAIRNGADVFITGEIKYHDYFGHDMDILLAEIGHYESEQYTKEIFYTIIRELFPNLALQQCKVNTNPIKYL; from the coding sequence ATGAGAATTAAGGAGATAGTAAGCGCCCTTGAACGGTTCGCGCCTCTGCCATTGCAAGACGGATTTGATAATGCCGGCCTGCAAATCGGATTGACAGAAGCGGAAGCAACAGGGGCTTTGTTGTGTCTTGACGTCACTGAAGCCGTGCTGGACGAGGCGATTGCGTTAGGGTACAATCTTGTCATATCCCATCATCCGCTGATATTCAAAGGGTATAAATCCATCACGGGCAGGGACTATGTAGAGCGTTGTATCATGAAAGCAATCAAGAATGATATCGTGATCTACTCAGCACATACCAATCTGGACAATGCTCCGGGAGGTGTGAACTTCAAGATTGCCGAGAAAATAGGATTGAGTGATGTACGCGTGCTGGAAGCCAAAGAGAATGCTTTGGTAAAATTGGTGACTTTTGTACCCACAGCACAGGCGGAAGATGTTCGTAAAGCTTTGTTTGCAGCCGGATGCGGTTGCATAGGAAACTACGACGCATGCAGCTACAATGTAGAAGGAGAGGGAACTTTCCGCGCTCAGGAGGGTAGCCACCCGTTCTGTGGAAGCATCGGAGAGTTGCATACGGAAAAGGAAGTGCGGGTAGAAACCGTATTACCTGCCTACAAGAAATCGGAAGTTATCAAAGCTCTACTGAGTGCCCATCCGTATGAGGAACCTGCATTCGACTTATATCCTTTGCAGAATAGCTGGACACAGGCTGGGGCAGGAGTTATCGGAGAACTGGAAACACCGGAAACGGAGTTGGAGTTCCTGAAACGCATCAAGAAGACCTTTGAAGTGGGCTGTCTGAAGCATAACAAGCTGACCGGGCGTGAAATACAGACCGTGGCACTGTGTGGAGGAGCCGGAGCATTCCTGATGCCGCTTGCCATACGCAACGGCGCAGACGTGTTCATCACCGGAGAAATCAAGTATCACGATTACTTCGGACACGATATGGATATTCTGTTGGCAGAGATAGGACATTACGAAAGCGAACAATATACAAAAGAAATATTCTATACAATAATCCGGGAGTTGTTTCCTAACCTTGCGCTGCAACAGTGTAAAGTGAATACCAACCCCATAAAATATTTATAA